One genomic segment of Borrelia coriaceae includes these proteins:
- the rplX gene encoding 50S ribosomal protein L24, with amino-acid sequence MKTKLKVGDNVKILCGKDRGKTGEVVSIDRKNLKVIVKSCNMVKKVIKARTPQEKSKIIDKEAPIDISNVMLFSNGIASRIGFKFENNEKKRYLKKNGENV; translated from the coding sequence ATGAAAACAAAATTGAAAGTGGGAGACAATGTAAAGATCCTTTGTGGTAAGGATAGAGGTAAGACGGGCGAGGTTGTTAGTATTGATAGAAAGAATCTTAAAGTTATTGTTAAATCTTGTAATATGGTTAAAAAAGTTATCAAGGCAAGAACTCCTCAAGAGAAAAGCAAAATAATTGATAAGGAAGCACCTATAGATATTTCAAATGTGATGTTATTTTCAAATGGTATAGCTTCAAGAATAGGGTTTAAATTTGAAAATAATGAGAAAAAGAGATACCTTAAAAAGAATGGGGAGAATGTTTAG
- the rpsQ gene encoding 30S ribosomal protein S17, with protein sequence MARENKKELIGKVVSDKMSKTIIVEIVQRKMHPIYHKYLKVSRRVKAHDEREESKLGDKVKIIESRPISKEKRWMLVEILERSK encoded by the coding sequence ATGGCAAGGGAAAATAAGAAAGAGCTAATTGGCAAGGTTGTTAGTGATAAAATGAGTAAAACAATAATTGTTGAGATTGTGCAAAGGAAGATGCATCCTATTTATCATAAATATTTAAAAGTTAGTAGGAGAGTTAAGGCTCATGATGAGCGAGAAGAATCAAAACTTGGAGATAAGGTAAAAATTATTGAGTCTAGACCTATTAGTAAAGAGAAAAGATGGATGCTTGTTGAAATTTTGGAGAGATCAAAGTAA
- the rpsM gene encoding 30S ribosomal protein S13 — protein MARIAGIDLPNNKQLQIALTSIYGIGRASALEICKKTGILPDKRAKDLDNDEVNKLRKVIESDYIVEGKLRSELAMSIKRLMDIACYRGLRHRKGLPLRGQRTKTNARTRKGKRKTVANKKMATK, from the coding sequence ATGGCTAGAATAGCAGGAATAGATTTGCCAAATAACAAACAACTTCAGATCGCTCTTACGTCTATTTATGGCATAGGAAGAGCTAGTGCTTTAGAAATTTGTAAAAAAACAGGTATTTTGCCAGATAAAAGGGCTAAAGATTTAGATAATGATGAGGTTAATAAACTTAGAAAAGTAATTGAGAGTGATTATATTGTTGAGGGGAAGCTTAGAAGTGAGTTAGCTATGTCTATTAAAAGGCTTATGGATATTGCATGTTATAGAGGACTTAGACATAGGAAAGGTTTGCCTTTAAGAGGGCAGAGGACCAAAACTAATGCAAGAACTAGGAAGGGAAAAAGAAAAACTGTGGCTAATAAGAAGATGGCTACTAAATAA
- the rplV gene encoding 50S ribosomal protein L22: MFVNRRYTARGKNLPSSPKKVRPIADNIRGKPYNEAVAILYSMPNKCAKLLGKVVKSAASNAMYHNRNLSEDMIFIKTVMVDDGRRRKSIWPRARGRADRLINRSCHIFVEVYEKMYGGE; the protein is encoded by the coding sequence ATGTTTGTAAATAGAAGATATACTGCAAGAGGCAAGAATTTGCCATCTTCTCCAAAAAAAGTAAGGCCTATAGCTGATAACATACGGGGAAAACCTTATAATGAAGCTGTTGCAATACTTTATTCTATGCCCAATAAATGTGCTAAACTTTTAGGTAAAGTGGTTAAATCAGCAGCATCGAATGCTATGTATCATAATAGGAATCTTTCTGAAGATATGATATTTATAAAAACAGTCATGGTGGATGATGGACGAAGGCGTAAAAGCATTTGGCCTAGAGCTAGAGGCAGAGCAGATAGGCTTATTAATAGAAGTTGTCATATTTTTGTTGAAGTTTATGAAAAGATGTATGGTGGAGAATAA
- the rpmJ gene encoding 50S ribosomal protein L36 — protein sequence MKVRVSVKPICEKCKVIKRKGVLRIICDNLKHKQRQK from the coding sequence ATGAAAGTTAGAGTAAGTGTGAAGCCAATTTGTGAAAAATGTAAAGTTATAAAGAGAAAAGGTGTTTTAAGAATTATTTGTGATAATCTTAAACATAAGCAAAGACAAAAATAA
- the rplN gene encoding 50S ribosomal protein L14 has protein sequence MVQMQTYLTVADNTGGKIAQCIKVLGGSKKRFAKVGDIIVVAVKQAIPNSPIKKGEVHKAVIVRTSKEIRRKNGTYVRFDDNACVILDANLNPRGKRVFGPVARELRDANFMKVVSLASEVI, from the coding sequence ATGGTACAGATGCAGACATATTTAACGGTTGCTGACAATACTGGCGGTAAGATAGCACAATGCATAAAAGTTCTTGGTGGAAGTAAAAAACGATTTGCTAAGGTTGGAGATATAATAGTTGTTGCTGTAAAGCAAGCAATTCCTAATTCACCTATTAAGAAAGGAGAGGTGCATAAAGCAGTAATTGTTAGGACATCAAAAGAGATAAGACGTAAGAATGGGACTTATGTTAGATTTGATGATAATGCATGTGTTATACTTGATGCTAATTTGAATCCGAGAGGTAAGAGAGTTTTTGGACCTGTTGCAAGGGAGCTAAGAGATGCTAATTTTATGAAAGTTGTCTCATTGGCTTCAGAGGTGATATAA
- the rpmD gene encoding 50S ribosomal protein L30 yields MIKRKLRLQLKKIRFKASRSRFKNRAFIHKMEKNREILIKSDIKIEVELKRSLIGKLEKKVKTLKALGLKRIGDKRIHVLNKSIRGMLNSVINMVLLSEVKND; encoded by the coding sequence ATGATTAAGAGAAAATTACGACTTCAGCTTAAAAAAATTAGATTTAAAGCATCAAGATCTAGATTTAAGAATAGGGCTTTTATTCACAAGATGGAGAAGAATAGAGAAATTCTTATTAAGAGCGACATCAAGATAGAAGTTGAACTTAAGAGAAGTCTTATTGGAAAATTAGAAAAGAAGGTTAAAACATTGAAAGCTTTAGGTCTTAAGAGAATAGGGGATAAAAGGATTCATGTTTTAAATAAGTCTATTCGAGGGATGCTTAATAGTGTGATTAACATGGTTTTATTAAGTGAGGTAAAGAATGATTAA
- the rpsC gene encoding 30S ribosomal protein S3, with amino-acid sequence MGQKVHPYSLRIKINRDWKSKWYFDKKLYSEILHEDFLIRHETMKFLKGIKFDISDIEIIRNNLQRVTVVISTPRPGSVIGVKGANLEKIGQLLTRKISKKINIKIKEIKKPEFDAQIVANGIAKQLENRASYRKLLKSSLLSSISKGVQGVKIKVSGRLGGAEIARSFEVKEGRVPLHTLRADIDYGFAEAQTTYGVIGVKVWLFKGEVLGKQINSDAGQVINKKSSRENSEYFEKSRVDDKSRKILNDDKFSRKKLEFGAKSNNSFKKKNGSDV; translated from the coding sequence ATGGGTCAAAAAGTACATCCTTACAGTTTAAGAATTAAGATAAATAGAGATTGGAAATCAAAATGGTATTTTGATAAAAAATTATATTCTGAAATTCTTCACGAAGATTTCTTAATAAGACATGAAACTATGAAGTTTCTTAAAGGCATTAAGTTTGATATTTCTGATATAGAGATTATTAGGAATAATCTTCAAAGAGTAACAGTAGTAATTTCAACTCCAAGACCTGGTTCTGTTATTGGAGTTAAGGGTGCCAATCTTGAAAAAATTGGACAATTATTAACTAGGAAAATATCTAAAAAAATTAATATTAAAATTAAGGAGATTAAGAAGCCAGAGTTTGATGCGCAAATTGTTGCTAATGGAATAGCAAAGCAGTTAGAAAATAGAGCTTCTTATAGAAAACTTTTGAAGTCTTCTCTTTTATCTTCTATTTCTAAAGGTGTTCAAGGTGTGAAAATTAAAGTCTCAGGCAGACTTGGTGGAGCTGAGATTGCCAGAAGTTTTGAAGTTAAAGAAGGGCGAGTACCTTTACATACTCTTAGAGCTGATATAGACTATGGTTTTGCTGAGGCGCAGACAACTTATGGTGTTATTGGTGTTAAAGTTTGGTTGTTTAAGGGAGAAGTTTTAGGAAAACAGATTAATTCAGATGCTGGTCAAGTGATTAACAAGAAATCCTCAAGGGAAAATAGTGAGTATTTTGAAAAGAGTAGGGTAGATGATAAGAGTAGGAAAATTTTAAATGACGATAAATTTTCTAGGAAAAAATTAGAGTTTGGAGCTAAATCCAATAATAGTTTTAAGAAGAAAAATGGTTCTGATGTCTAG
- the rplR gene encoding 50S ribosomal protein L18, which produces MKKVKEAEKRNIKRKKRIRNKIGFGVADRPRVTVFKSNKYFYVQVIDDVAGHTLASVSTIEKDLKLNKNIDDAKKLGEILAKRLRDKNISKLIFDRNGYKYHGLIASFATSLRESGIDV; this is translated from the coding sequence ATGAAAAAAGTAAAAGAAGCTGAAAAAAGGAATATAAAGCGTAAAAAGAGAATAAGGAATAAAATTGGATTTGGTGTTGCAGATAGGCCTAGGGTTACAGTTTTTAAGTCTAATAAATATTTTTATGTTCAAGTTATTGATGATGTGGCAGGTCATACACTTGCAAGTGTTTCTACTATTGAAAAGGATCTTAAATTGAACAAAAATATTGATGATGCAAAGAAACTTGGTGAAATTCTTGCTAAAAGACTTAGAGATAAAAATATAAGTAAACTTATTTTTGATAGAAATGGTTATAAATATCACGGTCTTATTGCAAGTTTTGCAACTTCTTTGCGTGAATCCGGTATTGATGTTTAG
- the rplE gene encoding 50S ribosomal protein L5, with amino-acid sequence MSYVPELKRHYKDNIIKELVSEFQYKSIMQAPKIEKIVVSMGVGDAVKNKKLLDSAIFELGQITGQRSVKTKAKKAIAGFKIRQGQEIGAKVTLRGNIMYEFLYKLINLALPRVKDFRGLNGNAFDGNGNYSFGIAEQIIFSEIDYDKIERISGLNVTIVTTALNDKEGKALLSKFGMPFSN; translated from the coding sequence ATGAGTTATGTTCCTGAGTTAAAGAGGCATTATAAAGATAATATTATAAAAGAGCTTGTTAGTGAGTTCCAATATAAATCTATTATGCAGGCTCCAAAAATAGAGAAAATTGTTGTTTCTATGGGAGTGGGTGATGCTGTTAAAAATAAAAAGCTTTTAGATTCAGCTATTTTTGAGCTTGGACAAATTACTGGACAGCGTTCTGTTAAGACAAAGGCGAAGAAAGCCATTGCTGGATTTAAGATTAGGCAAGGTCAAGAGATAGGTGCTAAGGTTACCCTTCGTGGTAATATTATGTATGAATTTTTATATAAACTTATTAACTTGGCATTGCCTCGTGTTAAGGATTTTAGAGGTTTAAATGGCAATGCTTTTGATGGTAATGGTAATTACTCTTTTGGAATAGCTGAGCAAATAATATTTTCTGAAATAGATTATGATAAAATAGAGAGGATCTCTGGCTTGAATGTTACAATAGTAACTACAGCTTTAAACGATAAAGAGGGTAAAGCTTTGCTTTCTAAGTTTGGTATGCCATTTAGTAATTAA
- the rplF gene encoding 50S ribosomal protein L6: MSRIGKLPINIVDSVKVDIKDNIVTVEGKRGKLSQEIKNNIKVKIEDNNIVVERSFNDKQTRSFHGLYRSLIFNMVKGVSDGFSKSLTISGIGYRVEQQGTSLFFNLGYSTQFEYVIPEGINIRLDGNTKIAVEGIDKCRVGQVAAEIRSLRVPEPYKGKGIKYDSEIIRRKVGKSGVKK, from the coding sequence ATGTCACGTATTGGTAAACTTCCTATAAATATAGTTGACTCTGTGAAAGTTGATATTAAAGACAACATAGTAACAGTTGAGGGAAAGAGAGGCAAATTAAGCCAAGAGATAAAGAATAACATTAAGGTTAAAATTGAGGATAACAATATTGTTGTTGAGCGTTCTTTTAATGATAAACAAACAAGGTCTTTTCATGGGCTTTATAGAAGTTTAATTTTTAATATGGTTAAGGGAGTATCTGATGGGTTTTCTAAATCTCTGACTATTAGTGGTATAGGGTATAGGGTTGAGCAACAAGGAACAAGTCTTTTTTTTAACTTGGGATATTCAACTCAATTTGAGTATGTAATCCCTGAAGGAATTAATATTCGTCTTGATGGTAATACCAAGATTGCTGTTGAGGGAATAGATAAGTGTAGAGTTGGCCAAGTTGCTGCTGAGATTAGGAGTTTAAGGGTTCCAGAACCATATAAGGGTAAAGGAATTAAATATGATAGTGAAATAATCAGACGAAAAGTAGGAAAATCAGGGGTAAAAAAATAG
- a CDS encoding type Z 30S ribosomal protein S14, which produces MAKKSMIVKALRNPKYKTRQKNRCKLCGRPKGYMRDFGMCRICFRNHASAGLIPGVSKSSW; this is translated from the coding sequence ATGGCTAAAAAGTCAATGATAGTTAAGGCCTTACGAAATCCAAAATATAAAACGAGGCAGAAAAACAGATGTAAATTATGTGGGCGTCCAAAGGGGTATATGAGAGATTTTGGTATGTGTCGTATATGCTTTAGGAATCATGCATCTGCAGGATTAATTCCTGGTGTTTCAAAATCAAGCTGGTAA
- the rpmC gene encoding 50S ribosomal protein L29, producing the protein MLKKFRDLTIEDAKTKRLALKKEYMELRFKAVVGHVENPLKKRELRRDIARLNTIVREYEIGIRKV; encoded by the coding sequence ATGTTGAAAAAGTTTAGGGATCTTACTATTGAAGATGCTAAGACTAAGAGATTGGCTTTGAAAAAAGAATATATGGAATTAAGATTTAAGGCTGTAGTTGGTCATGTTGAAAATCCTTTAAAAAAAAGAGAGTTAAGGCGAGACATTGCAAGGCTTAATACAATAGTTCGTGAGTATGAAATAGGTATTAGAAAGGTTTAG
- the rplB gene encoding 50S ribosomal protein L2, translated as MGIKTYRPKTSSLRYKTTLSFDELSKGNNPLKSLTKGKISRAGRDSSGRISVRRRGGGHKRRYREIDFGRRDKFGIPARVVSIEYDPNRSSNIALLVYKDGEKRYIIAPKGIKVGDILESGPNSPIRIGNSLPLENIPIGRTVHNIELNVGKGGQLVRGAGGYAMVLASEGNYVTVKLPSGEMRMIFKKCMATLGEVGNEDYVNISIGKAGKSRWLGKRPKVRGVAMNPIDHPHGGGEGKTSGGRHPVSPWGQPAKGYKTRKKNKYSDKFIIKRRNN; from the coding sequence ATGGGTATTAAGACTTATAGGCCAAAAACTTCATCTTTACGTTATAAGACAACTTTATCTTTTGATGAGTTAAGTAAGGGTAATAATCCTTTGAAGTCTTTAACTAAGGGGAAGATATCTAGGGCTGGAAGAGATTCTTCTGGAAGAATTAGTGTTAGAAGAAGAGGTGGGGGACATAAAAGACGGTATAGAGAGATTGACTTTGGAAGAAGGGATAAGTTTGGTATACCTGCTCGAGTTGTGTCTATTGAATATGATCCAAATAGAAGTTCTAATATAGCTTTGCTTGTTTACAAAGATGGAGAAAAAAGATATATTATTGCTCCTAAAGGAATTAAAGTTGGTGATATATTGGAGAGTGGTCCAAATTCTCCAATAAGGATTGGCAATTCTTTGCCACTTGAAAATATTCCTATTGGTAGGACAGTGCATAACATTGAACTTAATGTTGGAAAAGGTGGGCAGCTTGTAAGAGGTGCTGGGGGCTATGCGATGGTGCTTGCTTCTGAAGGGAATTATGTAACTGTTAAGCTCCCATCAGGTGAGATGCGCATGATTTTTAAGAAATGCATGGCAACTCTTGGAGAAGTTGGTAATGAAGATTATGTGAATATTTCTATTGGTAAGGCTGGTAAGAGTAGGTGGCTTGGTAAAAGACCTAAGGTAAGAGGTGTTGCGATGAATCCTATCGATCACCCACATGGGGGTGGTGAAGGTAAGACTTCTGGTGGTCGTCATCCTGTATCTCCTTGGGGACAACCAGCTAAGGGATATAAGACACGGAAGAAAAATAAGTATTCAGATAAATTTATCATTAAAAGAAGAAATAATTAG
- the secY gene encoding preprotein translocase subunit SecY, giving the protein MKGLFFNLFTIKDLRSKFLFTLFILFIFRVGSYLPIPGIDPVALRSYFKSQSDFSITNYFDFFSGGAFSNFSIFMLSIGPYISASIIIQLLVYSFPSFKKMQEGDNGRKKIKKYTKYLTIVAAVAQGYATSLYAKSIPGAVNMPFYRYIFIAILTVTTGTFVLLWLGEQVNQRGIGNGVSLIIFSGIVVRLQAALFDLFQSMRDPSQSINPVFVILVLSIFIVVVISIIYEYKAQRRIAIHYARSNSKNTVSSYLPIKLNPSGVLPVIFASVLITLPLQILSGFAGTSVLSRQILSYLRPNGIYYTLLNVVLIIGFTYFYSKIQLSPKDISNNIRKHGGTIPGIKADEMEGYLDKIMNRTLFSGSIFLSIIAIIPFLVQNIFRFPYDVSKIMGSSSLLIMVGVALDTLIQIDAYLKTQGLSRGTSKKYAFLQKI; this is encoded by the coding sequence ATGAAGGGTTTGTTTTTTAATTTATTTACAATTAAGGATTTAAGGAGCAAATTTTTATTTACTCTGTTTATTCTTTTTATTTTTAGAGTTGGCTCTTATTTGCCAATACCAGGAATAGATCCTGTAGCTCTTAGAAGTTATTTTAAGTCCCAGTCAGATTTTTCAATTACTAATTATTTTGATTTTTTTTCAGGTGGTGCTTTTAGTAATTTTTCCATATTTATGCTTAGCATAGGTCCTTATATTTCAGCATCAATTATTATTCAGCTGCTTGTTTATTCTTTTCCTTCTTTTAAAAAGATGCAAGAAGGAGATAATGGAAGGAAAAAAATAAAAAAATATACAAAATATCTAACAATTGTTGCGGCAGTAGCCCAAGGATATGCTACTAGTCTTTATGCCAAAAGTATTCCAGGTGCAGTTAATATGCCTTTTTATAGGTACATTTTTATTGCTATTTTAACAGTTACAACGGGTACTTTTGTTCTTTTGTGGCTTGGTGAACAAGTTAATCAGAGAGGCATTGGTAATGGTGTATCTTTAATAATCTTTTCAGGGATAGTTGTTAGACTTCAGGCGGCGTTATTTGATCTTTTTCAAAGTATGAGAGATCCATCTCAAAGTATTAATCCTGTCTTTGTGATATTAGTTTTAAGTATTTTTATTGTGGTTGTGATATCAATCATATATGAGTATAAGGCTCAAAGACGGATTGCTATTCATTATGCTAGATCCAATTCAAAGAATACAGTTAGTTCATATTTACCAATTAAACTTAATCCATCAGGTGTTTTGCCTGTTATTTTTGCGTCTGTTCTTATTACTTTGCCTTTGCAAATTTTGAGTGGATTTGCCGGAACTTCTGTTCTCTCAAGACAAATTTTATCTTATTTAAGACCGAATGGGATTTATTATACATTATTGAATGTAGTCTTAATAATAGGATTTACATATTTTTATTCAAAAATACAATTGAGTCCTAAAGATATAAGTAATAATATTAGAAAACATGGGGGGACTATTCCAGGTATTAAGGCGGATGAAATGGAAGGTTATTTAGATAAAATTATGAATAGAACATTATTTTCAGGTTCCATTTTTTTATCCATTATTGCAATTATTCCGTTTTTAGTGCAGAATATTTTTAGATTTCCTTATGATGTCTCAAAGATTATGGGTAGTTCTTCATTGCTTATCATGGTAGGAGTGGCTCTTGATACATTAATTCAGATTGATGCATATTTAAAGACTCAAGGATTGTCTCGTGGAACTAGCAAAAAGTATGCTTTTTTACAGAAAATTTAG
- the rpsS gene encoding 30S ribosomal protein S19: MARSIKKGPFIEKSLYQKVLASSGREKRVVIKTYSRSSTIIPEMVSLTISVYNGKSFIPVYITEDLVGHKLGEFSPTRIFRGHAKSDKKGRK, translated from the coding sequence GTGGCAAGATCTATTAAAAAAGGACCTTTTATAGAAAAAAGTCTTTATCAAAAAGTTTTAGCCTCTTCTGGCAGAGAAAAAAGAGTGGTTATTAAAACCTATTCTAGGTCCTCAACAATAATTCCTGAAATGGTAAGTCTTACTATATCTGTTTACAATGGGAAGTCTTTTATTCCTGTGTATATTACTGAAGACCTTGTTGGGCATAAGCTTGGGGAATTTTCTCCTACAAGAATTTTTAGGGGGCATGCTAAATCAGATAAGAAGGGAAGGAAGTAG
- the rpsH gene encoding 30S ribosomal protein S8 — translation MAVTHSVGDMLTKIRNASRVKHEYVDLKMSKINKSILDILKEEGYIKNYNIFDKKGIPFIKAMLNYDNNRNPAINRIDAISTPGRKVYSSYKNMPRIKNGYGILIVSSSRGVITGKQAKDNKVGGELICSVW, via the coding sequence ATGGCTGTTACGCATTCAGTAGGAGATATGTTAACTAAGATAAGAAATGCAAGTAGGGTTAAGCATGAATATGTAGACTTAAAGATGTCTAAAATAAATAAGTCTATCTTAGACATTCTAAAGGAAGAGGGTTATATTAAAAATTATAATATTTTTGATAAAAAGGGTATTCCTTTTATTAAGGCAATGTTAAATTATGATAATAATAGAAATCCGGCTATAAATAGAATAGATGCTATTTCAACTCCTGGTAGAAAAGTTTATTCTTCATACAAAAATATGCCAAGAATAAAAAATGGGTATGGCATATTAATAGTGTCTTCTTCAAGAGGTGTTATTACTGGCAAGCAAGCCAAAGATAATAAAGTGGGTGGTGAGCTAATTTGCTCAGTTTGGTAA
- the rplP gene encoding 50S ribosomal protein L16, which yields MLSPKKVKYRKKQRGRLSGEAQKGNKISFGEYGLVSLETYFITSRQIEAARVAMTRRVKRGGKVWIRIFPDIPYTRKPAETRMGKGKGGVDHWNAPVKLGTVMFEMSGVSRELAEDAMMLASSKLPVKTTFVVRRDLR from the coding sequence ATGTTAAGTCCTAAAAAGGTTAAATATAGAAAGAAGCAAAGAGGGAGACTTTCTGGAGAGGCTCAGAAGGGTAACAAAATATCTTTTGGGGAATATGGACTTGTCTCTCTTGAGACATATTTTATTACTTCAAGGCAAATTGAGGCAGCTCGTGTTGCTATGACTCGTAGAGTTAAAAGGGGTGGTAAGGTTTGGATTAGAATATTTCCAGACATTCCTTATACTAGGAAGCCAGCTGAAACGAGAATGGGTAAGGGTAAGGGAGGAGTTGATCATTGGAATGCCCCTGTTAAGCTCGGGACTGTTATGTTTGAAATGTCTGGAGTTTCTAGAGAACTTGCTGAGGACGCTATGATGCTTGCTAGTTCTAAGCTACCGGTTAAAACTACATTTGTAGTAAGACGAGATTTGAGGTGA
- the rpsK gene encoding 30S ribosomal protein S11 — translation MSAKVSTNKKKVKRSIGEGNVYIQATFNNTIVTVSDMRGNTLAWASAGGMGFKGAKKSTPYAAQMTAEAALGKVKDFGINYINVFVKGPGIGRESAIRTVGATGIVVKSISDVTPIPHNGCRPKKTRRV, via the coding sequence TTGAGTGCAAAAGTATCAACTAATAAAAAAAAGGTCAAAAGAAGTATTGGTGAAGGTAATGTTTATATACAGGCTACTTTTAATAATACAATCGTAACTGTATCAGACATGCGAGGGAATACTTTAGCTTGGGCAAGTGCAGGTGGAATGGGATTTAAAGGTGCTAAAAAATCAACTCCTTATGCTGCTCAGATGACTGCAGAAGCGGCTTTAGGTAAAGTTAAAGATTTTGGCATTAATTATATTAATGTTTTTGTTAAAGGTCCAGGGATTGGTAGAGAGTCTGCTATACGAACTGTTGGAGCAACCGGCATAGTTGTTAAGTCAATTTCAGATGTTACCCCAATACCACATAATGGGTGTAGGCCTAAAAAAACTAGACGAGTTTAG
- the rplO gene encoding 50S ribosomal protein L15 produces MIKLKRPLGANKSHKIVGRGPGSGLGKTSGRGQKGQKARNTSPRIGFEGGQTPLYRRLPVRGFSNHDYKVKYEIVGLGDIDKKFEAGDLVNYSTLFQKGLIGKNKKNIKILANGELTKRVNFEVSRISKSAEELATKIGCGIKLV; encoded by the coding sequence ATGATTAAGCTAAAGAGGCCTTTAGGAGCTAATAAGTCTCACAAAATTGTTGGTAGGGGTCCAGGTTCTGGGCTTGGGAAAACCTCTGGTAGAGGTCAAAAGGGTCAAAAAGCTAGAAATACTTCGCCAAGAATTGGTTTTGAAGGGGGGCAAACTCCTCTTTATAGAAGACTTCCAGTGAGGGGTTTTTCCAATCATGATTATAAAGTGAAGTATGAAATTGTTGGACTTGGAGATATAGATAAAAAATTTGAAGCCGGAGATTTAGTAAATTATAGTACCCTATTTCAAAAGGGTCTTATAGGTAAAAATAAAAAAAATATCAAGATTTTGGCTAATGGCGAGCTTACTAAAAGGGTGAATTTTGAAGTTTCGCGTATTTCAAAGTCTGCTGAAGAATTGGCAACAAAAATTGGTTGCGGTATTAAATTGGTTTAA
- the rpsE gene encoding 30S ribosomal protein S5 produces MEAQVHKKQIEKLISLNRVTKVVKGGRRFSFSAFMVVGDGEGQVGWGFGKANDASDAIKKSLTNARKNLRFVPIRKGTLPHMVIGDFKKAKVLIKPATQGTGIIAGGPVRAVMEALGVHDILSKSLGSNNSMNVVKATFRAFDLVLDARKVAQIRGKTLRTLWS; encoded by the coding sequence GTGGAAGCTCAAGTTCATAAGAAGCAAATAGAGAAATTGATATCATTAAATAGGGTAACTAAAGTTGTAAAAGGTGGGAGAAGGTTTTCTTTTTCTGCTTTTATGGTTGTTGGTGATGGTGAAGGTCAAGTTGGTTGGGGCTTTGGTAAAGCCAATGATGCTAGTGATGCAATAAAGAAGAGTTTAACGAATGCTAGGAAGAATTTAAGGTTTGTCCCTATTAGAAAGGGTACTCTTCCTCATATGGTCATTGGAGATTTTAAAAAAGCTAAAGTTTTAATTAAGCCGGCAACCCAAGGTACTGGCATTATTGCAGGTGGGCCTGTTCGTGCTGTAATGGAAGCATTAGGAGTCCATGATATTTTAAGTAAATCTCTTGGTTCAAATAATTCTATGAATGTGGTAAAGGCAACTTTTAGAGCATTTGACTTGGTTTTGGATGCTAGAAAAGTAGCACAAATAAGAGGCAAAACTTTAAGGACTTTGTGGAGTTAG